A region from the Leptospira venezuelensis genome encodes:
- a CDS encoding nucleoside triphosphate pyrophosphatase, which translates to MLILRSQSPRRKEILQSLGLDFQILPLPVDETSLHEETPVRYLERVTLAKLGPESKNSEDVILASDTIVVFQNKILQKPADEAEAFSMISELSGKTHEVYSGLGIMTKDEKIFNYDVSEVEFHPWNKSEILEYIKICKPYDKAGSYGIQDPNSPAKNFKGSYSNILGFPIRKFFLYHSLWSRFL; encoded by the coding sequence ATGCTCATTCTGAGATCCCAGTCTCCTAGAAGAAAAGAGATCTTACAATCCTTAGGATTAGATTTTCAAATCCTACCCTTGCCCGTAGACGAGACAAGTCTTCATGAAGAAACACCCGTTCGTTATTTAGAAAGAGTGACCTTGGCAAAACTTGGACCAGAGTCAAAGAATTCCGAAGATGTAATCTTAGCTTCGGATACAATCGTAGTTTTTCAAAATAAGATCCTACAAAAACCTGCGGACGAAGCAGAAGCATTTTCTATGATCTCAGAACTTTCTGGAAAGACGCATGAGGTCTACTCAGGACTAGGGATAATGACCAAGGATGAGAAAATTTTTAATTATGATGTTTCAGAAGTAGAATTCCATCCTTGGAATAAATCTGAAATTTTAGAATATATTAAAATTTGCAAACCGTATGACAAAGCTGGATCTTACGGCATCCAAGATCCAAATTCACCTGCAAAAAATTTTAAAGGATCTTACTCGAATATTTTAGGGTTTCCGATCCGGAAATTTTTCTTATACCATTCTCTTTGGAGTAGGTTTCTCTAA